A single window of Paenibacillus sp. FSL H8-0537 DNA harbors:
- a CDS encoding LysR family transcriptional regulator produces the protein MFNLEWYRIFLHTARCKNLTRAAQELHITQPSVSYAIKQMEDALQLKLFHRLSKGVELTEEGRALQGYVEQSFSMLDSAQKHLQNMKLLSEGEIRIGASDSLIKHLLLPQLNAFHRDYPGIRIRLSHGKTPDITQRLREGDIDCAIIHLPINDSQLNIQTLAVLEDCFVVGEAYAELARGSAANGALTMQQLAELPLLLLSPGSSTREFVEQWFAGKGQAVKPDIELGSIDLLAQFARLGYGAAFISRSFVQEELNNGMLYEVFVEDPLPPRSIGLAVRQDRKLSVAAERFVEMCMPAVDERH, from the coding sequence ATGTTTAATCTGGAATGGTATCGGATTTTTCTGCATACAGCACGCTGTAAAAATTTAACAAGAGCGGCGCAGGAGCTGCATATTACGCAGCCATCGGTCAGCTATGCGATTAAGCAGATGGAGGATGCTTTGCAGCTCAAGCTTTTTCATCGGCTGTCGAAGGGCGTCGAGCTTACCGAAGAAGGGCGGGCGCTGCAAGGCTATGTGGAGCAATCCTTTTCCATGCTGGATTCTGCCCAAAAGCATTTGCAAAATATGAAGCTGCTCAGCGAGGGAGAAATTCGCATCGGGGCGAGCGATTCGCTGATTAAGCATCTTTTGCTGCCGCAATTAAATGCCTTTCATCGCGATTATCCGGGTATCCGAATCCGTCTTTCGCATGGGAAGACGCCCGATATTACGCAGCGCTTAAGGGAAGGCGATATCGATTGTGCGATTATCCATCTGCCTATAAACGATTCCCAGCTGAATATCCAGACGCTTGCGGTGCTGGAGGATTGTTTTGTAGTCGGAGAAGCTTATGCGGAGTTAGCCCGCGGCTCAGCGGCGAATGGTGCCTTAACGATGCAGCAGCTGGCTGAGCTGCCGCTCCTGTTATTATCTCCGGGCAGCAGCACGAGGGAGTTTGTTGAACAATGGTTCGCGGGCAAGGGACAGGCGGTAAAGCCGGATATCGAGCTTGGAAGTATTGATTTGCTCGCCCAGTTCGCAAGGCTCGGTTACGGGGCCGCATTCATTAGCCGTTCTTTTGTGCAGGAGGAATTAAATAATGGCATGTTGTATGAAGTATTTGTAGAAGATCCGCTTCCACCCCGCAGCATCGGGCTTGCCGTACGGCAGGACAGGAAGCTGTCGGTTGCGGCTGAGCGCTTCGTCGAAATGTGCATGCCGGCTGTCGATGAGAGACATTAA
- the pckA gene encoding phosphoenolpyruvate carboxykinase (ATP) gives MESRLRQQLGVHYQLTTEQLMEHAIKRGEGTKLESGALRVLTGQYTGRSPKDKFIVCEPSSLPQVAWGKVNQPLSPEHFNQLYEKAKRYMEQQELFIFDGYAGADESYRLPIRVINEYAWHNLFARQLFIRPSEEQLATHKPAFTVIALPGLKADPACDGTASETFICISFEQKVVLIGGTEYAGEMKKSIFSVLNYLLPLQGVLPMHCSANVGEQGDTALFFGLSGTGKTTLSADSSRRLIGDDEHGWSEDGVFNFEGGCYAKCIGLSEEKEPQIWQAIRSGAVLENVALDAQTGQPDYKSNYLTENTRAAYPLEHIPGAVLTGKAGHPNVILFLTADACGVLPPISKLTKEQAMYHFLSGYTSKLAGTERGVTEPEATFSACFGSPFLPLAPSVYAEMLGEKIAQHDAKVYLVNTGWSGGPHGIGQRMNLRYTRAMVTAAIDGSLEQAEFMADPVFGLSCPLAVEGVPNTVLLPREAWQDKAAYDQQAAKLAAQFVNNFRKFVGVSAEISAAGPVVQSHQS, from the coding sequence ATGGAGTCGAGGCTGCGTCAGCAGTTAGGCGTACATTATCAATTAACGACAGAGCAGCTAATGGAGCATGCGATTAAACGCGGTGAAGGGACGAAGCTGGAATCGGGAGCGCTGCGGGTGCTGACGGGGCAATATACAGGCCGTTCGCCGAAGGATAAGTTTATTGTCTGCGAGCCGTCTTCGCTGCCGCAGGTTGCTTGGGGCAAAGTGAACCAGCCGCTTTCGCCGGAGCATTTTAACCAGTTGTATGAAAAAGCAAAGCGTTATATGGAGCAGCAGGAGCTGTTCATCTTTGACGGCTATGCTGGTGCGGATGAATCTTACCGCCTGCCGATCCGCGTTATTAATGAATATGCTTGGCATAATCTATTTGCCCGCCAGCTGTTTATTCGTCCAAGCGAGGAGCAGCTTGCCACCCATAAGCCTGCTTTTACGGTCATCGCCCTGCCGGGGCTCAAGGCAGATCCTGCATGTGACGGCACAGCGTCCGAAACGTTCATTTGCATTTCTTTTGAGCAAAAAGTCGTGCTGATTGGCGGAACGGAATATGCAGGCGAGATGAAAAAGTCGATTTTCAGCGTGCTTAACTATTTGCTGCCATTGCAGGGCGTCCTGCCGATGCATTGCTCGGCGAATGTAGGAGAGCAGGGCGACACGGCGCTGTTCTTCGGCTTATCGGGCACGGGCAAGACGACGCTTTCTGCCGATTCCTCGCGCCGCCTCATCGGAGATGACGAGCATGGCTGGTCAGAGGATGGCGTATTCAACTTCGAAGGCGGCTGCTATGCGAAATGCATTGGGCTGAGCGAAGAGAAGGAGCCGCAAATTTGGCAGGCGATCCGCAGCGGAGCTGTGCTGGAAAATGTAGCGCTAGATGCCCAGACAGGGCAGCCTGATTATAAAAGCAATTATCTGACGGAGAACACGCGCGCTGCTTATCCGCTTGAGCATATTCCGGGAGCGGTGCTCACGGGGAAAGCAGGCCATCCAAACGTTATTTTGTTTCTGACCGCCGACGCTTGCGGCGTACTGCCGCCGATCTCCAAGCTGACGAAGGAGCAGGCCATGTATCATTTTCTATCGGGGTATACGTCCAAGCTTGCGGGTACGGAGCGTGGGGTAACCGAGCCGGAAGCGACGTTTTCCGCTTGCTTCGGGTCGCCGTTCCTGCCGCTCGCGCCAAGTGTATATGCGGAAATGCTCGGTGAAAAAATCGCCCAGCATGATGCCAAAGTGTATTTGGTTAATACAGGCTGGTCCGGCGGGCCGCATGGCATAGGGCAGCGGATGAACCTGCGCTATACGCGGGCGATGGTAACGGCAGCGATTGATGGCAGCCTAGAGCAGGCTGAATTTATGGCTGATCCAGTGTTTGGCCTGAGCTGCCCGCTGGCGGTAGAAGGTGTGCCGAATACAGTGCTCCTGCCCCGCGAAGCATGGCAGGATAAGGCGGCCTATGATCAGCAGGCGGCCAAGCTTGCCGCACAATTTGTGAATAATTTCCGCAAATTCGTAGGCGTAAGCGCGGAAATCTCTGCCGCTGGTCCAGTAGTGCAATCGCACCAGAGCTGA
- the aroA gene encoding 3-phosphoshikimate 1-carboxyvinyltransferase, with translation MDGFQPDLTARSPWSAHSDKQQVTLNPPSGALEGTVRIPGSKSLTNRALIIAALAEGKSQISGLLLSDDSYWCIAALKQLGVKITIEGETAYVDGCGGNWPISSGELFVGAAGTIARFLPGALAIGDGIWAIKGTKRLHERPLAPLLHALTHLGAAFEYEQVEHSLPLVLRANGLQGGTVLLPGSTSSQFISGLLLAAPYAKAPITVRIDGEVVQKDYVEMTLAMMALFGAAPVASLDTNDPCITIPTGKYEARSILLEPDVSTCCYFWALAALTAGRIRTEGIDASRTSQPDIAMLGVLEQMGCTIACGETFVEVQGPERLKGGFTVSMQKWSDQTLTLAVLAIFADGPITLKDAAHIRHHECDRISAICTELGKLGIRVLEFEDGLTVFPGKPQAALLNSHDDHRMAMALSLIGSKVSNLQISDPGCVSKTNPHYFEQLAALGFQIND, from the coding sequence ATGGACGGATTCCAGCCTGATCTAACTGCACGTTCCCCATGGTCGGCCCATAGCGATAAACAGCAGGTGACCCTAAATCCTCCAAGCGGAGCATTGGAAGGAACGGTGCGCATACCGGGAAGCAAAAGCCTAACTAACCGTGCCCTCATTATAGCCGCGCTTGCCGAAGGAAAATCGCAAATTAGCGGTTTATTATTAAGCGATGATTCCTACTGGTGCATTGCTGCATTAAAGCAGCTCGGGGTAAAAATAACGATCGAAGGAGAAACCGCTTATGTAGATGGCTGCGGCGGAAACTGGCCGATCTCGTCTGGGGAGCTGTTCGTAGGAGCTGCTGGCACGATTGCACGTTTTTTGCCCGGTGCTTTGGCCATTGGAGATGGCATTTGGGCAATTAAAGGCACTAAACGATTGCACGAGCGGCCGCTAGCTCCCTTGCTCCATGCACTGACACATTTAGGAGCAGCGTTTGAATACGAGCAAGTCGAGCATTCACTCCCTCTCGTCCTTCGGGCTAATGGCTTGCAAGGCGGGACGGTGCTGCTACCTGGCTCTACATCGAGTCAATTCATAAGCGGTCTGCTGTTAGCCGCACCTTATGCGAAAGCGCCGATAACAGTGCGCATAGATGGCGAAGTCGTGCAAAAAGACTATGTCGAAATGACACTTGCGATGATGGCTTTGTTTGGTGCAGCACCTGTTGCATCTCTGGACACAAACGACCCCTGCATTACGATACCTACGGGAAAATATGAAGCTCGCTCCATCCTTCTGGAGCCTGATGTATCCACCTGCTGTTATTTCTGGGCGCTCGCCGCGCTTACCGCAGGGCGCATAAGAACGGAAGGCATTGACGCAAGCCGTACAAGCCAGCCAGATATTGCAATGCTCGGCGTGCTGGAGCAGATGGGATGTACCATTGCCTGCGGCGAAACCTTTGTTGAAGTCCAAGGGCCAGAGCGTTTGAAGGGCGGCTTTACCGTCAGCATGCAAAAATGGTCGGATCAAACGCTGACGCTCGCTGTCCTTGCTATTTTTGCAGATGGCCCCATTACGCTTAAAGATGCCGCTCATATCAGACATCACGAATGTGACCGGATATCTGCTATTTGCACGGAATTGGGCAAGCTAGGCATTCGCGTATTGGAATTTGAAGACGGCCTAACCGTTTTTCCCGGCAAGCCACAAGCCGCTTTATTAAATAGCCACGATGACCATCGCATGGCTATGGCCCTTTCCTTAATTGGTTCGAAAGTTTCCAATCTACAAATATCCGACCCGGGCTGTGTGTCCAAAACAAATCCGCATTATTTTGAACAATTAGCAGCACTAGGCTTTCAAATTAACGATTAA
- the aroC gene encoding chorismate synthase: MAGNTFGEAFKITTFGESHGEAVGVIVDGVTPGVEIDEAYIQQQMDRRKPGQSSVTSPRKEYDIVHILSGVFEGKTTGTPLFVILHNQDMRPDAYSDIQHSFRPGHADFTYLQKYGIRDHRGSGRASGRETAGRVAGGAIARKLLEQRGVQVLAYTQAIGGIECETFDEAVIEQNAVRACDAAAGAKMIRKIEQLAAVGDSCGGIVECRIRGVVPGLGEPVFDKLDAELAKAMLSIGAVKGIEFGTGFAAASMLGSEHNDGMSGDGFLSNHSGGIIGGISTGQDIIFRISVKPTSSISVPQRTINIHGEEQEIRTEGRHDPCICPRIVPVVEAMACLVLEDQYKRQAAMLG, encoded by the coding sequence ATGGCAGGAAATACATTTGGAGAAGCTTTTAAAATCACAACCTTTGGCGAGTCCCATGGCGAGGCGGTTGGCGTCATTGTCGACGGTGTAACGCCGGGCGTCGAAATCGATGAAGCCTATATTCAGCAGCAGATGGATCGACGCAAGCCCGGGCAATCATCCGTCACTTCCCCGCGCAAGGAATATGATATCGTTCATATTTTATCGGGCGTGTTCGAGGGAAAAACGACGGGAACGCCGCTCTTTGTTATTTTGCATAACCAGGATATGAGACCCGATGCATACAGTGATATCCAGCATTCTTTTCGCCCAGGCCATGCCGATTTCACCTATTTGCAAAAGTATGGCATTCGCGACCATCGCGGCAGTGGACGGGCTTCCGGCAGAGAAACGGCGGGCAGAGTAGCCGGCGGCGCTATCGCCCGCAAGCTGCTGGAGCAAAGGGGCGTGCAGGTGCTTGCCTATACGCAGGCTATCGGAGGCATTGAATGCGAAACCTTCGATGAAGCCGTCATTGAACAAAATGCGGTTCGTGCATGCGACGCTGCTGCCGGAGCGAAAATGATCCGTAAAATTGAACAGCTCGCAGCGGTTGGCGACAGCTGCGGCGGCATTGTAGAATGCCGGATTCGCGGCGTAGTGCCTGGTCTGGGAGAGCCGGTATTTGACAAATTGGACGCGGAGCTTGCGAAAGCGATGCTATCGATTGGCGCCGTGAAAGGCATTGAATTTGGCACTGGCTTCGCTGCTGCTTCCATGCTGGGCAGCGAGCATAATGACGGGATGAGCGGCGACGGGTTTCTCAGCAATCATTCGGGTGGCATCATAGGGGGCATTAGCACGGGACAGGATATTATTTTTCGCATAAGCGTTAAACCGACCTCCTCCATCTCGGTCCCACAGCGAACGATCAATATCCACGGCGAGGAGCAGGAAATTAGGACGGAGGGGCGGCATGATCCTTGCATTTGTCCGAGAATTGTGCCCGTTGTGGAGGCTATGGCCTGCCTCGTATTGGAGGATCAGTATAAGCGGCAAGCCGCCATGCTAGGGTAA